The following is a genomic window from Doryrhamphus excisus isolate RoL2022-K1 chromosome 3, RoL_Dexc_1.0, whole genome shotgun sequence.
taaatTATTTGTGTCTACAAAATCAGTAAACTTTAGCAAATCATATATAAGGtttaggttttctccgggtactccggtttcctcccacattccaaaaacatgctaggttaattggccactccaaattgtccataggtatgaatgtgagtgtgaatggttgtttgtctatatgagccctgtgattggctggcaaccagtccagggtgaaccccgcctctcgcctaaagacagctgggataggctccagcacccccccacgacccttgtgaggaaaagtggtagaaaattaatgaatataagGTTTAATAATTAGATCAATTAAAGGCACTGTCTACCTTGGTTTGGTTCTGCATGGGGGCGCCAAACCTCCAAAactgtatatttaataaatgcaaGTTTTAGGTTGACTGCCACCAGCAACGGAGCTAGGGGGAGAATGCTAATTCTGAAGTGTGATTCAGCACATAAATCTGTAAATAATGGAAGCTGAGTGGGTATGTAAACAACCATGTCCTCTGCACGCTGCTCAGCTATTAAGTTCCAAAAGCAGTGGCGGAGCTATGGGGTGGACAGTGGTGGCCATGACCACCCCCGGTCACCCCGATTGGCCACCTAGACAATTCAGATATCCACTTATTGCTCACCCTGGCCAtcccaaatttgtaaaaatcTGGCTGTGCCACTGCTGGCACATTTTAATTAAACCATCCTACCAATCAACAAATACAGTAACCGGGACAAacacataacttttttttccactatcttattcttattattattaactattgtACAAAAGTAAGTATGTTAGAGTTTGCCGGTGATTTGATTAGAACCTGTCATGCTCAATTAAAGCTCATGCATCCACCAAAAGCTCACAAACTTGAGTGTCAACTCCTCCTTACATCTCGGCGGGGGCTTGCTGACCATCTCCGCGACGCACCTCCGCAGCCGACCCACTCTGACCTCCAGCGCGCCGGAGCGGCGGCACACGGACACCAGCTCGCCCTCCAGTTCCTCCAGGATGCCCACCGAGTGGCGGGACAGGTCCGAGAGCTGGCAGAGCACCGAGGCTAGGGTGAAGGCGCACACGTCCGCCAGGTCCCCGAACGTCTGCTGCAGCCTCCCTTCTCCTCCTACACCGGGTTTGCACACATCCCTCGGCAGGACCGTCCGTTTACAAAAAGGCATACTTGCTTGGATATCTCCCACCtcggaaagaaagaaagaaagaacaaaACTCCGCAGGTGGTCAAGTTATATCCCCGTGATCCGTCTCTCTCCCGCCGGCGCACGGACGCATGCTCCGGGTATTCGGGGGTCAAAAAGTCCGCTTTGGTTGGAGAGCTTCGAAGCAGGCTGTGCGTCGTGCGTCCTCATTGCCAagcttttctctctcttttttttttttttaccctaaaGCGGTCTTCAGCTGGTGTGAAGATGTCAAACCTTCCAAATTCCGGTGCGTCCTTTCAAAATGAAAGCCTGGAGTCGCCTCATCCTTACGAGTCTTTAAAAGAAcgttattcattttctaccgctttttcctcacgagggggtgaggaagggggtgctggagcctatcccagctgtcttcagacgagaggcggggtacaacctggactggtcgccggccaatcacagggcacatatagacaaacaaccattcacactcacattcatacctatggacaatttggagtcgccaattaacctagcatgtttttggaatgtgggaggaaactggagtacccggagaaaaacccacgcatgcacggggagaacatgcaaactccaaacacagagatggccgagggtggaattgaacccttgtctcctagctgtgaggtctgtgtgctaaccactcgaccgccgtgccgcctaaaagAACGTTATATGCTTTATAATTATAGTTACACATATGCATATTCACAATTTGCACCACTGGAAGAGGTGGGCTTCAGTGACCCCACTGGACTAGGGTCCCAAGCTGTTGCCTACCATGCCTTGGTGCAAGCAGCACCCCCGGACAACCAGACACCATctgtaatataaataaacagaCACTGACAACAGTCTAAAAGTCAAAACCCATAAGCCTGTGATtagctgacgaccagtccagggtgtaccccgcctctcacccaaaagtcagctgggataggctccagcatatccaatcaaccctaatgaggataagttgcatagaaaatggatggatggatgtactccaAATAAGGCTGGAAAAAATCCACAATGGCACAAAGCCAAATGCTCAGTGTGTGGGGACACATGGCCCttactgtaaaaagtttggaccCTCTGGCCTATTGTGAGTACGCCCCCTAAGTTTATTttgtaatgcttttattttgaaggttccCCTGCTGCACTCCCTCCTACAGCTTGACATTGCTATGAGGTGTGCAACAGTCTGGTGTTTCCCCAAATGTAGGAGAGGAGGGAGGTCTGGGTGTTTGTTTTCAGAGAGCAGTGAACatgtccctgaatgcaacacacatgcataaatAAAAAGGTTCCTGTCATTGACTTGCATTGGCCAAAAGGAGGCCTTGCGTTTGCATGGCGTTTTGGGGACAACATGAAGACCTAATGATGTCTTTAGAAGTATTTCAAgtcaaattttaatatttaaccaATTTCCTTTGGTTATTGTGTTAACCTGCCCTTTGACCTTCATACATCTTTGCGAACTTCAATGGCTATCAGGCCACGACTCAGCAACAACTTTCTTATTTCTGTTCTTCCCAAGTACAACTCTCCTCCccttccttaaaaaaaacatctggccATCAAGTGCACCCCTCGGGCCCCCTCAAGAACCCCTCCCAGACATGAAATTGGCCCACCGAAATGTTTTTGTTCAAGCAGTCTGTTATGGATaaagaagggggtgggggggctggaaTTTCAACATAAACCACCCTTTGACACAATTGAAAACACCAATATGAGAAACTTGACTGAAATGTGAGGGCGTGTCCACATGACATCATTCAGAAACTGCCACAGCTAAACACATCCAGAAATCCTTTGCCACGGTAACCAACTAGCTTTATCCACCAGGATCATGGCAGGGTTGTCAAGACGCTCCTGTCTCAACAGGAAGTTTACATGAGCTCTCCCGGTCAATCCAAATGACACTCAAGCTAGTCACATGCAGCCAAGTGATTAGAAGCAGCTGTCTACACTACAAATGTCAGCAAAAGACCAGCAGGGGGAGTACACGCATTTTCAAGCAGAAGCTCTGACGCAGGTCCAGAGGCTCAGAATGGgaagccccgccccccaagtGAAGTATTGGCGTTGCCCACGATGTTACCTGCCCGtttctaaaaatgacattcaGATGGTACCAAATTTTAAGCATAATGGTGCAATATTACACTGTCCTGTTGGACAGGCACGGCCGAATAAGCATGCACACGCAGTGTGCCAGGCCAGGTTTCCGAGGCGCAGAGCAGACTGGATCTCTGCAGTGGCCATATGGACCGATACTGGATTCAGAACAGTGAGGCAGAAGGATGGATGAAGCAAGGGGGGGAGTGAGGGCTGAAGTGagagatggatgggtagatgaggTAGGAACAGATGCAAAGGAAGATGTAGGCTGGGAGAAAGATCAAAAACGCCTTGATGGGGGAAAtactgaaatatgaaaaagCAAACATCACAGCAGGATATAAAACTACTGAATGCCAGGATGAAAACAGCAAAAGGAAATGGTGCTTTCCGACTTGGCAATATTAGGTCACTTTCTGTAGaggggggagggaaaaaaaaaaaaaaagactgttttgtaaataacattttattttgaaaaccagGGTTCAGGCTGTTCTGCCATTTTAGCTACTGGCCTGCTTGGCGGCCAGCCTCTTGTCTCTCTCCTCAGCGATGGTCAGGCGGATTCCCTTTCCTCTGGGGATGGACACCCATGGCTTGTTGCCCTGGAGATGAGGCGAGTGGATGGTGGACACAAGGAATTGTTTGATCACTTTTGTGGCGGAAGCATGTGTCGCTTGTAATCATTGTAGCAGATTGCATGTAGCTTGAACCATTTAATGTAACGTGCCGAGGAGCTCAGAACTTCTTAGAGGTTTACGTTTTTTCATCACTGTCAAAACTATAAATGATCATCATAGCTCCAGGTCGTTCCCATTTCTAACAGCATGTGTTCCAAATAAAGCTTGTGATTAATTCAATTAGTTGAATAGTTTTGGTTCTCACCTTGCCAATGACAAAGATGTTGGAGAGTCTGGTGGCAAAACTGTTGCCTGTGCTATCCTTGACGTGGACCACGTCAAAGGAGCCGGGGTGGCGCTCCCTGTTGGTGATGATGCCAATACGACCCAAGTTAGCGCCACCAGTCACCATGCACATGTTACCTGCAGGGGGTAGAGAGGGACAAACTTGAACAAACCTGATTGTGTTTGCATGAGGAGATCCTTTGCCCACGGACTAACCAGTATCAAACTTGATGAAGTCTGTGATCTTGCCAGATTCCAGATCAATGCGCACTGTGTCGTTGACCTTGATGAGGGGGTCGGGGTAGCGAATGGTGCGGGCATCGTGCGTCACCAGGTGAGGGATCCCCTTGGTGCCAATGAGGATCTTCTTCACCTTACAGAGCTTGTACTGCAGAGCAAGAGTTACATTTTGAACAACGCAGACCTCAAATTGAttcaaaacaagcaaaaaatatatatttttttaccttggCCTCCTCGGCAGTGATGCGGTGGACGGTGAAACGGCCTTTCACATCGTAGATCAGACGGAAGTGCTCACCTGTCTTCTCAATGCTGATTACATCTGGAAAGAAAAAGTTTTGGCTCAACTTTCCTAAATTTTATACATCTAcagtagggttgggcgatatagACCTTAACATGtataacaatatttttgggatgtatcatgATATAATTCACCGCTTTATACATTtatcttgtataaaaagctacaaaactTGAGTCATATAACAAAATACACTTGTCATATTGGTAACAAAGTGgctaccttttttttctttttttcaaatggGATGTcggcctctgcacacattgctactaaatcaaCAAACTAATGCCTGTGATTGTgcttaaggaagatgtagtcaccagCTATGAACGGGAAACCAGCAAGTACATAAATAAGAGTTGAGAGTAAGAATAAGATGTTATGAAATGCTTCTATAGTATTATTGCAATAGCTTGCCATTTCAGCTAATCCTGCAACTCACATCACATCTAGGGGTGTCACGGGACATTCAGTTCAGGAGATGATACgatacaacattggttctgtgaATCAGACACAGGATTTTAACTTTATGAAGTGTAATTCAAAACATAAGCCAGTAGACGATGTATGACTGACACTGATTTATAATACTATTATACCCTACTCAGCTTTTCATTTATCAATGCTCGACACAACACAACTCTGACATTTTAACACTTATACacacaaactttttttaatctttgaaACAGTCTGTTAAAAATCCTGAATCTGAGTGTGACCACTAGATAGCagtgttgacatgttttgcggtgaactttttttattttacaattttttctagtgcttataaaaaaaaatttctactAGTAGATTGATGCCTCCCGCAAATATTGTATTACAAGACGACGAACAGGCTGAGTACTCACGCAAGGATTGCTGTGACATTTATGTGTGCCAACATCGGCCTAGTTAGTCATGCTGGATTTTAGTCCTGGTGCTCATGTGAGCATATCTACGATATTCACTTGGTAGAAAATCTCTCACCTAAAGATGGATGATAatatggaaattaaaaaaatatacatcttCTCCGTGTCCCCTAAGGAGGCAACGCAAATGACACCATCTCCGAAATAGCTAAACAGTGGCACTTTCATAGACAATTTTAAGCTGAAAGCCTGACATGAGGGCATTTGGCTACCATttagttaccatggtgatacagCTGCTTTAACAGAGAGACCATTGCTTTCCACTGAACTCGATTTGCAGAATACAATGCCCAAAGGTGAGAGTTAACACCCGTGCCATCTAAGGCCGACTTTTGATAATACTGCACATGCCTGTGGTTTCAAGAGAAACGGTATGAGGGGCAAATGTAGTGGTTTGGAAACAGAGTTTCATACAATCCTATGCCttgaaacaacaacaatcacaaacaaatataaataacagCCAACTTTTGTAGAATGCTTGTGAAGtgttcaaaaatataatataggcACTATATAAGCATTTGCATTAGCGACCAgtgtccagggtataccccacctctagttaactgggataggctccagcataccccgcgactgatggataagcggcataaaaaatgttcattaggCTGTGCAATATTACAGCGTGAACTAGCCAAAAACCTACATCACAGGTACTCAAGTAAAATTTTAacagaaaatgtcaaattaagGTACAAAACTCTGCTTTCCCCATGACTTTTGTGACACAacagttatgactttattttgaaaaccaaCTTTACCAAATACATGAAGTGTTTTGTGAGTGTTTGCCAAGTGAGGCCAAAGGTCAGAATTATTGCTAATAAAGAAGCTTCCATGTGGAATACACCGTATGTTTTGACCCCAATATTCAAGATCCAACTTAATTTGTTTTGTCCTTTCTCTCAGTATATATCATTTATTTCCTTTCCACCCACTCATTCCTCTCTATGTTGGTTGTAGTTAAGAGTTGCAATATCTTAGCACAAGCGCACAGAATTAACTAGCTGGTCACGTCGAAAGAAATTGCCATCATCTAATTTTAATGGGCGAGTACGTCAGGTTCAgtagcactaaattcatcattgCTCCAACTAGaagcgaaaaaaaaacaatggatgTCGGACTTACCCATGAATCCAGCAGGGTAGGTGATGTCAGTGCGGACTTTTCCGTCAACTTTGATGAACCTCTGCATGCAGATTTTCTTCACCTCGTCCCCAGTCAGGGCATACTTGAGACGGTTCCTCAGGAAGATAATGAGGGGCAGGCACTCTCTCAGCTTGTGTGGACCAGTGGAAGGACGGGGCGCCTGGTGGACAAAATGATACAGAAGAACTGATTCGATAGAACGGTTCTTGCAATGCATGCTATTACTATTTTAGCATGACTTTCAAAAGTGCGGCACATTGCATCAATCGAAACATCACTAATACCTATACATCAGTCCTGTTTGATCAACTTGATGGAAATGCTACTTACAAACACACCAGTGAGCTTGTCAAGCATCCAGTGCTTTGGCGTAGCAACGCGCTTCAGGTGCTTCTTCGGTCCTCTGGCCtggaagacaaaaacacaataaatcttattacagcacagcaCAACCGTCACAATCTTTAGTCCTACACATGCTCGCCGACGTCCGCCTAGCCAGGTTAGCGTTCATTAGCATTACATTAGCAAAGCCGGCTACGGCCTGTTGGACAGGGTATGCTTAAAAAGCaacaatttgactttttttctgccCGTCGGTAACAAGAAGTTGAATTGAATCATTGAAGCAGAGTTTTAAATGTGCCCATTTCAATCAGTGAAACGTCGCTTATTCGGTTAGCATAGCAGCAGCAATGCCACATAGCTTACGGACGTCTCAGAAACGAGCctcaaataaaaaattatcAACACTTCACTTGTCTTAAATATTGACGTTTACAATATCGTAAGTCGTTATATTATAAGACTGAAAGTGTATGGTTGTGTAAATACAAATTCAGAGACTGATGTTTGACGATAACTTCGGCGAAGAACAACGGCTAAAAACTGCTCACCATGTTGGAGTCTGCGGGGAAAAGGATCTTCGAGCTTCCGGTATGGGAAAATAAGGCCGCGTACGGAATAGTAGGAGGGACAAAATTAAGGAAACGGAAAAgcgtttacattattttcaggacaattcaaatattaaagaccACACTAAAAAACATCATATATAATTGTCGTGTTTGTAAATTGTGAGGTCACAggatgaatgaatacaaatattttgtgGCAGCCGAATCACATTGTTGACAatttaataaacataaaaataacaagacTAAGTATTTTTCAGTGTATTTCAATAAGACCGCCATTATTCAACGAACTAAATACAGTAATAACAACAACGAAATAAAACACTCTTGGCCAGGTGTAGTTGTAATTACATAAGCTCACCACTACGAGGCAGCATCGATCTGTACTGTATTAGTGAAGCACTCCTTTGTAACTAATGTGGTGTTCCAATCTTTGTATAACCTCACATACAGGTCAGTAGCATCAGATGATACAAATTCTAgtatatgtacagggatatatttattttgtgagaTTAACTGTAACATGGAATGTGTTTGTTGCAACTGAGTGATGAATTacaacaacagttttttttttctgtgatcaACTTTATTTCGCATTCTTCATCGTGATATCAATCATTCTCACATGAGGATATGGTGagcaaaagtgcattttcacaATCATCATTCATAGaaagataaacaaaacaagaaacagATAGCAATTGACAGACAAGACGAAAATAAGACTCTGATGTACACGTCCAAAGGTAAATACAACAAGTTCAGAGTCTACTTTGGTTAAACAAGTGATTCATTAGGAGACCTGGTTGAATACTGTCAATGCTTTACACACGTGTCATTGTATGTGATGGTATACtacatacatgtattatatACCAGAATTCCAGTTCATTACACCTATTTTGGTTCTGAAGGCCTCTGCAGGGGGGCGGTGAAGGAAAAGAAAGGGAAATGAAGGGCTTCCTCAGACGAcgcaaactacaaaaaaaaaaagatctctgCAGAGGAGTGGAAGGGGGGGGAGGATTCGGGGGTTACACAGCAGAAATAACATTCTCTCAGCTGGGATTAAGGCAGCAATGCAAAACAACACAGTCGGCCAACAAAACACGAAGGCCGCTTTGGTGAAGAAACAACCTTGATGACCCCCTCAACCTAATTCATTACGTGCACAGAAGCCCTCGTTGTCCTGAAGTCCAGATGGATATCAGCTACTGTCTTAAATAACATGTTCTATGTTCTGCTTGAACTAAATTCAAACAAGAAGCAGAAAACGGGGAGTGCACACAGATAACCGTGTCTCAGACAATTACTTTCCTTGtgaaacagagagagagagagagacagagagagagagagagaatgaggAGGCTCTTTCCCGTGAGAGCACAGTGGAATATTGTCCATTGAGAAAACAGGAAGCTTACTGTTGGTCATCTCGCCGTCTCTCATAATAAAGTCACGCATCCCACTTTCATGTCGCTGCAGCGCTCCGAGGCCCGATGGGGCCAACAGGTGTCTCTTTGTGTTTCAATCCGTCAGCTTGTTCTCATTAAGCCTCCACCGTGGAAAGGAAATAGGAGACAGCAATGGCTCCTTGTGTCTCCTCCTCGCATGCTTCCtttccttcaaaataaaagaggcACTCATCCCGTTGGATGGTCGGTTTCATCAGGAAAAATGCACTCGTTTGATTAAAGAGGACAAAGGCCTTGAAagtttcttgaaaaaaaaaagtctctgaaTGGTTTCTTTGACAGTCAGGACAAAAATGAACCTCTTTTGGTTGTGGTGGGTCAGCAGCCTGCCTGCACGTCTGACATGAAGTCAAACTCGTTTTGGCCCAGCCAAAGTTCAGGCAGCTCATTAGCTCGGTCCAGTCCGAACTCCACCACCAAAGACATGAGAACCTCCTCATCTACCAGGTCAAAGTCGATGACTCCACTTGGACCAGAGTTCTGCGTCCCCATACCGATGCCGACACCCATCCCCCCACCGCCAAGGCCCCCAGCGGGCCCCAGGATCTGGTTTCCACTGCCTAGAGGCGACGCAGCGAATCCCCTTTGCATGCCGCTAGGCGTCAAATGTCCCGTAGAGGACCCGGCCAGGTTCTGGTAGTGTGAGTTGAGCTTCTGCAGCTGCATGCTGGCGATGAGGTGTGGCCCCGTCTGGAGGCAGAAAGGCTGGGACTTGGGGGCCACCGCTAAGGGTGACACAGGTGACGAGGCACTGGAGGACGGGGAGAAAGGCCCGACGGAGGTTTTGGAGGAAGGGTAGTGGAAGTTGAGAgtagaggaggaagtggagaggTCCTTCATCGCAGCGTGGGCGTTGCCGGGGAGCAGCAGTGAGGTCATCACCGAGTCAGGCCAGAACCTGCAGGAGACAACACAACCACGTGTTAGCTATTTAAggcaaaaacataacattccctcagaaatcacaaaaataacaatcatAGCAATTCCCAGTGAGCAGCATGGATGGCATCACAGTGctgtgtgttattattattattattattattattttggtttacttttggggcagcacggcggtcgagtgtttagcacacagacctcacagctaggagatcagggttcaattccaccctcggccatctctgtgtggagtttgcatgttctccccgtgcatgcgtgggttttctccgggtactccggtttcctcccacattccaaaaacatgctaggttaattagcgacttcaaattgtccataggtatgaatgtgagtgtgaatggttgtttgtctatatgtgccctgtgattggctggcgaccagtcctgggtgtaccccgcctctcatccaaagacagctgggataggctccagcacccccgcgaccctcgtgaggaaaaagcggtagaaaatgaatgaatgaatgaatggtaacaTTTAATTGATGTTACTAACTAATTGTTTCCAATACATTTTGATGGGAAGGCTTGATGACACAATTAACTGATTACTTCTAATCTCTTGACCCAGACCAGTACACTGGAGTGATCCGGGTGTTGATATTCAATTCAATGGAATGATTATTTCCCAGCCACCACGAGGCCGCATCCCGCCACCGCAACAAAGCCAATGCGGAGACTTTTTCGCGTCTTGTGACCCTGGTGACAAAATTGAAGTCAGAGCCGCCTGGGAAACGTACAACAACCTCTGACCACATGACTCGCTCCAcccagactgtgtgtgtgtgtgtgtgtgtgtgaagtctgCTTTTTCTCATGATCTATCAAGTGGCAAATTAAGCACGAAAGGCCCCACGGGGACGAACAGGCTAAGGGAATGTTTATAGGCACTAAGTGTGAGCGTGAACAGGGGTCCCAACACAACAGTGCCTTTGATTGGGTCACATTGCGGGATAAATACATGAGAGTGTGTCAGCAGCATAAAAGTGTGTGAAGACAAACAAACACGCACCCCCATCGCCCCCCCCATGTCCTCCTGGCTCCCTCCCCTTTCTGTTGGAGAACATAATTACAACAGGCAGGCGTGCAGCTGCACTCGACTGATAGAGTTAACACACACAATGATACCAAACAGCTGTCATTGGCagctctctgtgtgtgtgtgtgtgtgtacgtttgTGTGTTCATTATTCATGATTACCGCCAGGGCCAGGCTGCACATACAGAGAAAGACATATATAAATCAAGAGGATTCAATTTCATATGCTAAAAATTTCAAGATGCCGGACAATTGACTGCCCCATATGAACAGTGTGACTATTTCTTTTCACatgtttatatgtttgtgtCACTTTTCTACACCTGAACCGCTGCACACGGAAGGTTACAAAATTGCCAAAATATGCGCAACCACTGTGtcgcctgtgctattatttttccgatgaatacaccacatggtggtgcTGTTATTAAACTCCGATGTTTGACCTCATTtgttggattgacttgaaatgtcTCGCACAGCTACAAAACACTCACTGTAATTTGAGGATGTTTACACAAATCCCAATGGAATTTGGTACTcactttaaggcaggggtctcaaacacgcggcccaaatgtggcccgcaggacactagtttgaggcccccgccttgatatgaaagtttaatgttagtgcggcccgcgcaaatttgatatggatgctgtatggtatcatgtacccagaaaaaattattacgtttgattaatgttcatgttaaaggttaaataactgttaatagttatcctccctatctgtgtggaagtggtacgtttttggctatttaaggaaataacttgaaggctaccgtttagctcgctagctctccagtttgcgagttagcatgtgtctcaagaccctgcagttgcgcaatatgttgtaaataaaaaaaagtataaatgtgactatagtcgtgttttgtcatgtctacagggctctaataatgctttgttcattttaatctgaaaaaaataatttgtctagtcaccaactatatgtggtttcttaagtttttattatttgctgttttattattattattattatttttatttattactgattgattgggtttttttcatcttattttgtgcagaaaaataaaaattaagatatttgagaacagtggaatttttatcagagcttttattgtagaaaatcggaaccaaagcactgaaaaagtttgtatatttttctgtttttaataaatgcgttttttttggggggggggggacctgatgcggcccagccttgcccagaccctagttccagtggcccccaggtaaattgagtttgagacccctgctttaaggcgACTGACAAGCATGTGTTTAAGAGATTGGTTTAAAAACATGGCAGCCATCAAGCAACATCACAAGTCATTATAGACAGTTTGTTTAGTGATTATAACACTTTGAGGatatctatattattattaaaacaggATGTTAAAAAGCATCCAAAGTGTATCCGTGGACGGTTTTAGGAAGGATGTTGGGAAGACAGCCAATGTTTTTTCCTGTTCACAGCTGACTGCGGTGGGTGTTTTTGGTCCGCCTTCTTTTATTGGCCTCCGTCAAATCCAACTGGCTCCGTCTCGATTTGGCTTATAAATGATTTTGTAGCTTGTCTAGGCTGCTGCCTTCACCGCAAATTGGTGTGCATTTGTCTAAATTGACAACTAACTTGCCTAAAAGCACAGCAAAAACAGTTATATGCATCATGTGGGACATAAACAAGCTTCTTATAGAATGCTGCCCCCAGCTGGTGTGGAGGGTGAACTATGAATATACATGTTGCTTtcaaaatgtattgttattcTGAGTTTTGTTAGTTACGTAAACATAAATGCAAGCACCCACTGAAGACGTACTTCCTATGCATAATTAAAGCATGAGAAGTAAACTGAAACGTCCAGCCTATATAACAGTACGCTAAACCAACCTCTTACATGTTTACTCCAATTGTTCTCATTTAAACAGCAACCACTGTTTGGAAACCGCTCATGGTCCACTTCATGTAAGTTTGACCCAAGGTGCAGTGCTCTGCTGGGACCGGCAAATACTTGACCTCATTTCAAGTGTTATGTCAACACTGGAGGAGCTCTCCAGTATGTGGAAACTCGCTTCTCCGTGCACAGGTTTAGAGCACACAAACGGATGCATTGCACTGTACATCACAGTTCTAATGGAGTAACAACCGGTAAGTGACTAACCTGCATGCAAAAGAATGCCTGGGTGCAGACAGGAACAGAAGATCCAGCAGCTGGAGTCCAAAGTGTGTAGATACACAACAGGTAGTTTG
Proteins encoded in this region:
- the rps4x gene encoding small ribosomal subunit protein eS4, which codes for MARGPKKHLKRVATPKHWMLDKLTGVFAPRPSTGPHKLRECLPLIIFLRNRLKYALTGDEVKKICMQRFIKVDGKVRTDITYPAGFMDVISIEKTGEHFRLIYDVKGRFTVHRITAEEAKYKLCKVKKILIGTKGIPHLVTHDARTIRYPDPLIKVNDTVRIDLESGKITDFIKFDTGNMCMVTGGANLGRIGIITNRERHPGSFDVVHVKDSTGNSFATRLSNIFVIGKGNKPWVSIPRGKGIRLTIAEERDKRLAAKQASS
- the cited1 gene encoding cbp/p300-interacting transactivator 1, whose amino-acid sequence is MTSLLLPGNAHAAMKDLSTSSSTLNFHYPSSKTSVGPFSPSSSASSPVSPLAVAPKSQPFCLQTGPHLIASMQLQKLNSHYQNLAGSSTGHLTPSGMQRGFAASPLGSGNQILGPAGGLGGGGMGVGIGMGTQNSGPSGVIDFDLVDEEVLMSLVVEFGLDRANELPELWLGQNEFDFMSDVQAGC